One genomic segment of Gossypium arboreum isolate Shixiya-1 chromosome 3, ASM2569848v2, whole genome shotgun sequence includes these proteins:
- the LOC108454416 gene encoding uncharacterized protein LOC108454416 — protein sequence MPMAIVTRGRYLEKLFKFVDNQAGPLIDGTKVLKLNTAGLHYVQSRLQALQELDRLLVGAPVDYLRAYVSDLGDHRALEQLRRILRLLTTLKVVSALLPPVRDPTPLSLLPFGRLKVLELRGCDLSTSAAKGLLELRHTLEKIICHNSTDALRHVFASRIAEVKGCPQWNRLSFVSCACNRLLLMDESLQLLPSVETLDLSQNNFAKVDNLQKCARLKHLDLGFNQLRSISSFSEVCCHVVKLVLRNNALNTLRGIENLKSLEGLDVSYNIISNFSELEFLVGLSFLQSLWLEGNPLCCARWHRAQVFSYFSHPENLKLDDKEINTTDYWKRKIIVASRQKRPSSFGFYSPAKDDAEAEGCIKKKRIMVSRLACIESEQDSTYICSDLDSVSCGNETQSREKILSEDLAEIVDLMNRVEQLKKECSILWLQEFKDWIVYASKNSADGGNFNATMLHPQKRNYKKNGKSKRHLIESSRCISKSIQASGDGSRLSVLESDGSFADKSTGVHANGYFDHIFPPGITGGFSLPGLRTIDIKQEYQTNYLHDETSSGSMQAESAHHGIFSVQGRNRMLENASGSQLSTTDTIMESNSSSAYPGSPPHYQNDLLHRHLNLVEEILQLSAESYSMASSDSDTSCTEDDYCEAGLSVLENHNRSVEGRASSHPFEEDYYEK from the exons ATGCCAATGGCGATCGTCACAAGGGGTCGCTACCTTGAGAAGCTGTTCAAATTCGTTGACAACCAAGCGGGGCCTTTGATTGATGGAACTAAGGTTCTGAAGCTCAACACGGCGGGGCTCCATTACGTGCAGTCTCGGCTCCAAGCGTTGCAGGAGCTCGACAGACTTCTAGTGGGAGCTCCAGTTGACTATCTACGTGCCTACGTCTCGGACCTTGGGGACCACCGTGCGCTCGAGCAGCTTCGGCGGATACTACGCCTCCTAACCACTCTTAAGGTGGTATCTGCCTTGCTCCCTCCTGTGCGTGATCCCACGCCGCTCTCGTTGCTCCCGTTTGGAAGACTGAAGGTTCTGGAACTCAGAGGGTGTGATTTGTCGACCTCAGCAGCCAAGGGATTGCTTGAGTTGAGACATACTTTGGAGAAAATTATTTGTCATAATTCAACC GATGCTTTGCGACATGTGTTTGCCAGCAGAATTGCTGAGGTAAAGGGCTGTCCACAGTGGAACCGCTTGTCCTTTGTATCGTGTGCATGCAATCGCCTGCTACTAATGGACGAGTCGTTGCAACTTCTTCCCTCTGTTGAAACCCTTGATTTGAGTCAAAACAATTTTGCCAAAGTGGATAATCTTCAAAAATGTGCCAGGTTGAAGCACTTGGACCTTGGATTCAATCAACTGCGATCCATCTCATCATTTAGTGAG GTCTGCTGTCATGTTGTTAAACTAGTTTTGAGGAATAATGCTCTAAATACATTGCGTGGGATTGAGAATTTGAAGTCACTTGAAGGGCTTGATGTCTCCTACAATATTATTTCCAATTTTTCAGAGTTGGAGTTCCTTGTGGGCCTCTCATTTCTACAAAGCTTGTGGCTGGAAGGGAATCCACTATGTTGTGCTCGATGGCATCGCGCACAAGTTTTCAGCTACTTCAGTCATCCAGAAAAT TTGAAATTAGATGACAAGGAAATTAACACCACAGACTATTGGAAGAGGAAAATTATCGTTGCCAGCAGACAGAAACGACCTTCAAGCTTTGGGTTCTATTCTCCCGCAAAAGATGATGCTGAAGCAGAGGGGTGTATCAAAAAAAAGAGG ATAATGGTATCTCGACTTGCTTGTATTGAGAGTGAACAAGACAGCACTTACATTTGTTCTGATCTAGACTCTGTATCATGTGGTAATGAAACTCAAAGCAGAGAGAAAATCTTATCTGAGGATCTAGCTGAAATAGTTGATCTGATGAACAGAGTAGAACAATTGAAGAAAGAGTGTTCTATTCTATGGTTGCAGGAGTTCAAGGATTGGATAGTTTATGCTTCTAAGAATTCTGCAGATGGCGGTAATTTTAATGCAACTATGTTGCATCCACAGAAACGAAATTATAAGAAAAATGGGAAAAGTAAGAGGCATCTTATTGAAAGTTCAAGATGCATTTCAAAGTCCATTCAAGCTTCAGGGGATGGAAGTAGGTTGAGTGTGTTAGAATCTGATGGTTCTTTTGCAGATAAGTCTACTGGTGTGCATGCCAATGGGTATTTTGACCATATTTTTCCCCCAGGTATTACTGGTGGGTTCTCTCTACCAGGGTTGAGAACAATAGATATAAAACAAGAGTATCAAACCAATTATTTGCATGATGAGACAAGTAGCGGATCCATGCAGGCAGAGAGTGCTCATCACGGTATTTTTTCTGTCCAAGGACGTAATAGGATGCTTGAAAATGCCAGTGGATCACAATTGAGTACTACTGATACTATAATGGAGTCCAATTCTTCATCTGCTTACCCTGGATCGCCGCCTCATTATCAGAATGACCTTTTGCATCGTCACCTCAATTTGGTGGAAGAAATCTTGCAGTTATCTGCAGAGTCCTATTCAATGGCATCATCAGATAGTGATACTAGTTGTACTGAAGATGATTATTGTGAAGCTGGGCTATCTGTCTTGGAAAATCACAACAGGAGTGTTGAAGGGCGTGCTTCATCGCATCCTTTTGAGGAGGATTATTATGAAAAATAG